In the Pan paniscus chromosome 8, NHGRI_mPanPan1-v2.0_pri, whole genome shotgun sequence genome, one interval contains:
- the FGF8 gene encoding fibroblast growth factor 8 isoform X4 encodes MGSPRSALSCLLLHLLVLCLQAQHVREQSLVTDQLSRRLIRTYQLYSRTSGKHVQVLANKRINAMAEDGDPFAKLIVETDTFGSRVRVRGAETGLYICMNKKGKLIAKSNGKGKDCVFTEIVLENNYTALQNAKYEGWYMAFTRKGRPRKGSKTRQHQREVHFMKRLPRGHHTTEQSLRFEFLNYPPFTRSLRGSQRTWAPEPR; translated from the exons ATGGGCAGCCCCCGCTCCGCGCTGAGCTGCCT GCTGTTGCACTTGCTGGTCCTCTGCCTCCAAGCCCAG CATGTGAGGGAGCAGAGCCTGGTGACGGATCAGCTCAGCCGCCGCCTCATCCGGACCTACCAACTCTACAGCCGCACCAGCGGGAAGCACGTGCAGGTCCTGGCCAACAAGCGCATCAACGCCATGGCAGAGGACGGCGACCCCTTCG CAAAGCTCATCGTGGAGACGGACACCTTTGGAAGCAGAGTTCGAGTCCGAGGAGCCGAGACGGGCCTCTACATCTGCATGAACAAGAAGGGGAAGCTGATCGCCAAG AGCAACGGCAAAGGCAAGGACTGCGTCTTCACGGAAATTGTGCTGGAGAACAACTACACAGCGCTGCAGAATGCCAAGTACGAGGGCTGGTACATGGCCTTCACCCGCAAGGGCCGGCCCCGCAAGGGCTCCAAGACGCGGCAGCACCAGCGTGAGGTCCACTTCATGAAGCGGCTGCCCCGGGGCCACCACACCACCGAGCAGAGCCTGCGCTTCGAGTTCCTCAACTACCCGCCCTTCACGCGCAGCCTGCGCGGCAGCCAGAGGACTTGGGCCCCCGAGCCCCGATAG
- the FGF8 gene encoding fibroblast growth factor 8 isoform X1 yields MGSPRSALSCLLLHLLVLCLQAQEGPGRGPALGRELASLFRAGREPQGVSQQVTVQSSPNFTQHVREQSLVTDQLSRRLIRTYQLYSRTSGKHVQVLANKRINAMAEDGDPFAKLIVETDTFGSRVRVRGAETGLYICMNKKGKLIAKSNGKGKDCVFTEIVLENNYTALQNAKYEGWYMAFTRKGRPRKGSKTRQHQREVHFMKRLPRGHHTTEQSLRFEFLNYPPFTRSLRGSQRTWAPEPR; encoded by the exons ATGGGCAGCCCCCGCTCCGCGCTGAGCTGCCT GCTGTTGCACTTGCTGGTCCTCTGCCTCCAAGCCCAG GAAGGCCCGGGCAGGGGCCCTGCGCTGGGCAGGGAGCTCGCTTCCCTGTTCCGGGCTGGCCGGGAGCCCCAGGGTGTCTCCCAACAG GTAACTGTTCAGTCCTCACCTAATTTTACACAGCATGTGAGGGAGCAGAGCCTGGTGACGGATCAGCTCAGCCGCCGCCTCATCCGGACCTACCAACTCTACAGCCGCACCAGCGGGAAGCACGTGCAGGTCCTGGCCAACAAGCGCATCAACGCCATGGCAGAGGACGGCGACCCCTTCG CAAAGCTCATCGTGGAGACGGACACCTTTGGAAGCAGAGTTCGAGTCCGAGGAGCCGAGACGGGCCTCTACATCTGCATGAACAAGAAGGGGAAGCTGATCGCCAAG AGCAACGGCAAAGGCAAGGACTGCGTCTTCACGGAAATTGTGCTGGAGAACAACTACACAGCGCTGCAGAATGCCAAGTACGAGGGCTGGTACATGGCCTTCACCCGCAAGGGCCGGCCCCGCAAGGGCTCCAAGACGCGGCAGCACCAGCGTGAGGTCCACTTCATGAAGCGGCTGCCCCGGGGCCACCACACCACCGAGCAGAGCCTGCGCTTCGAGTTCCTCAACTACCCGCCCTTCACGCGCAGCCTGCGCGGCAGCCAGAGGACTTGGGCCCCCGAGCCCCGATAG
- the FGF8 gene encoding fibroblast growth factor 8 isoform X2, with protein sequence MGSPRSALSCLLLHLLVLCLQAQEGPGRGPALGRELASLFRAGREPQGVSQQHVREQSLVTDQLSRRLIRTYQLYSRTSGKHVQVLANKRINAMAEDGDPFAKLIVETDTFGSRVRVRGAETGLYICMNKKGKLIAKSNGKGKDCVFTEIVLENNYTALQNAKYEGWYMAFTRKGRPRKGSKTRQHQREVHFMKRLPRGHHTTEQSLRFEFLNYPPFTRSLRGSQRTWAPEPR encoded by the exons ATGGGCAGCCCCCGCTCCGCGCTGAGCTGCCT GCTGTTGCACTTGCTGGTCCTCTGCCTCCAAGCCCAG GAAGGCCCGGGCAGGGGCCCTGCGCTGGGCAGGGAGCTCGCTTCCCTGTTCCGGGCTGGCCGGGAGCCCCAGGGTGTCTCCCAACAG CATGTGAGGGAGCAGAGCCTGGTGACGGATCAGCTCAGCCGCCGCCTCATCCGGACCTACCAACTCTACAGCCGCACCAGCGGGAAGCACGTGCAGGTCCTGGCCAACAAGCGCATCAACGCCATGGCAGAGGACGGCGACCCCTTCG CAAAGCTCATCGTGGAGACGGACACCTTTGGAAGCAGAGTTCGAGTCCGAGGAGCCGAGACGGGCCTCTACATCTGCATGAACAAGAAGGGGAAGCTGATCGCCAAG AGCAACGGCAAAGGCAAGGACTGCGTCTTCACGGAAATTGTGCTGGAGAACAACTACACAGCGCTGCAGAATGCCAAGTACGAGGGCTGGTACATGGCCTTCACCCGCAAGGGCCGGCCCCGCAAGGGCTCCAAGACGCGGCAGCACCAGCGTGAGGTCCACTTCATGAAGCGGCTGCCCCGGGGCCACCACACCACCGAGCAGAGCCTGCGCTTCGAGTTCCTCAACTACCCGCCCTTCACGCGCAGCCTGCGCGGCAGCCAGAGGACTTGGGCCCCCGAGCCCCGATAG
- the FGF8 gene encoding fibroblast growth factor 8 isoform X3: MGSPRSALSCLLLHLLVLCLQAQVTVQSSPNFTQHVREQSLVTDQLSRRLIRTYQLYSRTSGKHVQVLANKRINAMAEDGDPFAKLIVETDTFGSRVRVRGAETGLYICMNKKGKLIAKSNGKGKDCVFTEIVLENNYTALQNAKYEGWYMAFTRKGRPRKGSKTRQHQREVHFMKRLPRGHHTTEQSLRFEFLNYPPFTRSLRGSQRTWAPEPR; this comes from the exons ATGGGCAGCCCCCGCTCCGCGCTGAGCTGCCT GCTGTTGCACTTGCTGGTCCTCTGCCTCCAAGCCCAG GTAACTGTTCAGTCCTCACCTAATTTTACACAGCATGTGAGGGAGCAGAGCCTGGTGACGGATCAGCTCAGCCGCCGCCTCATCCGGACCTACCAACTCTACAGCCGCACCAGCGGGAAGCACGTGCAGGTCCTGGCCAACAAGCGCATCAACGCCATGGCAGAGGACGGCGACCCCTTCG CAAAGCTCATCGTGGAGACGGACACCTTTGGAAGCAGAGTTCGAGTCCGAGGAGCCGAGACGGGCCTCTACATCTGCATGAACAAGAAGGGGAAGCTGATCGCCAAG AGCAACGGCAAAGGCAAGGACTGCGTCTTCACGGAAATTGTGCTGGAGAACAACTACACAGCGCTGCAGAATGCCAAGTACGAGGGCTGGTACATGGCCTTCACCCGCAAGGGCCGGCCCCGCAAGGGCTCCAAGACGCGGCAGCACCAGCGTGAGGTCCACTTCATGAAGCGGCTGCCCCGGGGCCACCACACCACCGAGCAGAGCCTGCGCTTCGAGTTCCTCAACTACCCGCCCTTCACGCGCAGCCTGCGCGGCAGCCAGAGGACTTGGGCCCCCGAGCCCCGATAG